The following proteins come from a genomic window of Ictalurus furcatus strain D&B chromosome 14, Billie_1.0, whole genome shotgun sequence:
- the foxb1a gene encoding forkhead box protein B1a, with the protein MPRPGRNTYSDQKPPYSYISLTAMAIQSCPEKMLPLSEIYKFIMDRFPYYRENTQRWQNSLRHNLSFNDCFIKIPRRPDQPGKGSFWALHPNCGDMFENGSFLRRRKRFKVLMSDPLAPSKPSEAAHYLQQQHAKLRLSALAATGAHLPHVPAYNLTTPPPSTFKHPFAIENIIARDYKVPGGLAFSTMPSMSAGYPLPGQLATAWPHMYGAGALESAAPITVASDYGAYGVPIKSLCHGAQSLPAVPVPIKPMPPHLPAFLSNSPQSLSPTSPHTATGQSSPANPSDTLSGPATLQSVAVH; encoded by the coding sequence aTGCCTCGCCCGGGCAGAAACACATACAGCGACCAAAAACCTCCCTATTCGTACATCTCTCTCACGGCCATGGCGATCCAGAGCTGCCCCGAGAAGATGCTGCCCCTTAGCGAGATCTACAAATTCATCATGGACCGCTTCCCGTACTACCGCGAGAATACACAGCGATGGCAGAACTCACTGAGGCACAACCTGTCCTTCAACGACTGTTTCATCAAGATCCCGCGGCGGCCGGATCAGCCGGGCAAGGGCAGCTTCTGGGCGCTGCACCCGAACTGCGGTGACATGTTTGAGAACGGCAGCTTTCTTCGGCGCCGCAAGCGCTTCAAGGTGCTCATGTCGGACCCGTTAGCACCGAGCAAGCCGTCGGAAGCTGCACATTACCTGCAGCAGCAGCATGCCAAGCTGCGTCTGAGCGCTCTGGCCGCCACTGGAGCGCACCTGCCACATGTGCCCGCCTACAACCTGACCACACCTCCGCCGTCCACCTTCAAACACCCGTTCGCCATTGAGAACATCATCGCGCGCGATTATAAGGTGCCGGGCGGCCTGGCCTTTTCCACTATGCCCTCCATGTCTGCTGGTTACCCGTTACCCGGTCAGCTTGCCACAGCCTGGCCGCACATGTATGGCGCGGGAGCTCTTGAGAGCGCTGCGCCCATTACCGTGGCAAGCGATTACGGCGCATACGGCGTGCCTATCAAGTCGCTGTGCCATGGAGCGCAGAGTTTGCCCGCCGTGCCGGTGCCCATCAAGCCGATGCCCCCGCACCTGCCCGCGTTTCTCTCGAACTCTCCACAGTCTCTAAGCCCCACATCCCCTCACACGGCAACCGGCCAAAGCAGTCCGGCCAACCCTAGCGACACGCTGAGCGGCCCGGCTACTCTGCAGTCAGTCGCCGTGCACTGA